From Sphingopyxis sp. USTB-05, the proteins below share one genomic window:
- the phhA gene encoding phenylalanine 4-monooxygenase has product MERQFTHVHDTPPPGAAADWTISQNWDAFTADEHAMWDRLFARQSDMLPGRAADAFLRGIDVLRLEKPGIPDYRELNARLMAATGWQVIAVPGLVPDDVFFDHLANRRFPAGNFIRTPEQLDYLQEPDVFHDVFGHVPMLADPVFADYMVAYGEGGLRSLKFDALKQLARLYWYTVEFGLIREAGGLRIYGAGIVSSFAESVFALDSDSPNRIGFDLARVMRTDYRIDDFQQNYFVIDSLEQLLGTTVNTDFAPLYTRNAALPPIPIADILPDDEVITRGTQEYALSKQTA; this is encoded by the coding sequence ATGGAAAGACAGTTTACCCATGTCCATGACACGCCGCCGCCCGGTGCTGCGGCCGACTGGACGATTTCGCAAAATTGGGATGCCTTTACCGCCGACGAACATGCGATGTGGGACCGCCTCTTCGCGCGTCAGTCGGACATGCTGCCCGGCCGCGCCGCTGACGCCTTTCTGCGTGGCATTGACGTTCTGCGCCTCGAAAAGCCGGGTATTCCTGACTATCGCGAACTCAACGCGCGGCTGATGGCGGCGACGGGATGGCAAGTGATCGCGGTGCCGGGTCTCGTTCCAGACGATGTGTTTTTCGATCATCTCGCGAACCGGCGTTTCCCCGCGGGCAATTTCATTCGTACGCCCGAACAGCTCGACTATCTGCAGGAACCTGACGTTTTCCATGACGTCTTCGGCCATGTTCCGATGCTCGCCGACCCGGTGTTCGCCGACTATATGGTTGCCTATGGCGAAGGCGGGTTGCGCAGCCTGAAATTCGACGCGCTCAAACAGCTCGCGCGGCTTTACTGGTATACCGTCGAATTCGGCCTGATCCGTGAGGCGGGCGGCCTGCGCATCTATGGCGCGGGCATCGTCTCCTCCTTTGCCGAAAGCGTCTTCGCGCTCGATTCGGACAGCCCGAACCGCATCGGTTTCGACCTCGCGCGCGTGATGCGCACCGACTATCGGATCGACGATTTCCAGCAGAATTATTTCGTCATCGACAGTCTGGAGCAGCTTCTGGGCACGACGGTGAACACCGACTTCGCGCCGCTCTATACGAGAAACGCCGCGCTGCCGCCGATCCCCATCGCCGATATCTTACCGGATGATGAGGTGATTACGCGCGGCACACAGGAGTATGCGCTCAGTAAGCAGACCGCTTAA
- a CDS encoding molybdenum ABC transporter ATP-binding protein, whose translation MAIDIDVEKRRGDRIIAARFNAGAGLTALFGPSGAGKTSILNMVAGLLKPDRGHIRIGDRTLFGDGVDLPPEARRIGYVFQDGRLFPHRRVRANLLYGHDLVDPTDRWMSLGEAVRFLGIADLLDRWPHTLSGGEMQRVAIGRALLAAPEILLMDEPLSSLDAARRSEIMTVIERIRDELKLPILYVSHDRAEVDRLATSVVAIGE comes from the coding sequence ATGGCGATTGATATCGACGTCGAAAAGCGGCGCGGCGATCGGATCATCGCCGCGCGCTTCAACGCAGGGGCGGGGCTGACCGCGCTGTTTGGGCCGTCGGGCGCGGGCAAGACGAGCATTCTCAACATGGTCGCCGGGCTGCTGAAGCCCGACCGCGGTCATATACGGATCGGCGACCGCACGCTGTTCGGCGACGGCGTCGATCTGCCGCCCGAGGCGCGGCGCATCGGCTATGTGTTTCAGGATGGCCGTCTGTTCCCGCATCGCCGCGTCCGCGCCAATCTGCTCTATGGCCATGATCTTGTCGATCCCACCGACCGCTGGATGAGCCTCGGCGAAGCCGTTCGCTTTCTTGGTATTGCCGACCTGCTCGACCGCTGGCCGCACACGCTGTCGGGGGGCGAGATGCAGCGCGTGGCGATCGGGCGGGCGTTGCTCGCGGCGCCCGAAATCTTGCTGATGGACGAACCTTTGTCGTCGCTCGACGCGGCGCGGCGCAGCGAGATCATGACGGTGATCGAACGGATTCGCGACGAACTCAAACTGCCGATCCTCTATGTCAGCCATGATCGCGCCGAAGTCGACCGGCTTGCAACTTCGGTCGTGGCGATTGGCGAATAA
- the modB gene encoding molybdate ABC transporter permease subunit — MLSPEEWGIVALSLKVGGVAVLVTLPIAFALAWLLARYRFPGRVVLDALVHLPLVLPPVVTGWLLLIAFGPFGPVGRWLESWFGVSLMFRWTGAALAAAIMALPLMVRAMRLSIEGIDRRLEGAARTLGAGRWHSFWTISLPLALPGVLAALVLGFARSIGEFGATITFVSNIPGETRTLPLAIYSALQVPDGEAMVTRLALLSVALSLGALVLSEWLVRRTHAGKRDHGD; from the coding sequence ATGCTTTCACCCGAAGAGTGGGGGATCGTCGCGCTATCGCTCAAGGTCGGCGGCGTCGCGGTGCTCGTCACGCTGCCGATCGCCTTCGCGCTCGCCTGGCTTCTCGCGCGCTATCGCTTTCCCGGGCGCGTCGTTCTCGATGCGCTGGTGCATCTGCCGCTCGTCCTGCCGCCCGTCGTCACCGGCTGGCTGCTGCTGATCGCCTTCGGTCCGTTCGGTCCCGTCGGGCGCTGGCTCGAAAGCTGGTTCGGGGTCAGCCTGATGTTCCGCTGGACCGGCGCCGCGCTCGCCGCCGCGATCATGGCGCTGCCGCTGATGGTGCGTGCGATGCGGCTGTCGATCGAGGGCATCGACCGGCGGCTCGAGGGCGCGGCGCGGACGCTCGGCGCCGGACGCTGGCACAGCTTCTGGACGATCAGCCTGCCGCTCGCGCTCCCCGGCGTCCTCGCCGCGCTCGTCCTCGGCTTCGCGCGCTCGATCGGCGAATTCGGCGCGACGATCACCTTCGTGTCGAACATCCCCGGCGAAACGCGCACCTTGCCGCTCGCCATCTATTCAGCGCTGCAGGTGCCTGATGGAGAGGCGATGGTGACGCGCCTCGCGCTGCTTTCGGTTGCGCTGTCGCTCGGCGCGCTGGTCCTGTCCGAATGGCTGGTGCGGCGTACGCACGCGGGAAAGCGCGACCATGGCGATTGA
- the modA gene encoding molybdate ABC transporter substrate-binding protein: MTRILHLLVALVALLLAPAAMAQGRGPVVLAAASLQESLTEAANVWAAKGHAKPILSFAASSALARQVIAGAPADLFLSADEEWMDAVARAGLLRVGTRTTLLGNRLVLIAPASSKVRLNPARGFPIAKALGTGRLAIADPDAVPAGKYAKAALTALGVWPSVAAKTAPAENVRAAMALVERGAAPLGIVYATDARASKAVRIVGTFPAASHPPIRYPVALLKASRSKDAAAFRAFLLSKQGRAIFARHGFSAP; the protein is encoded by the coding sequence ATGACCCGCATCCTCCACCTGCTCGTCGCGCTTGTTGCTCTGCTGCTCGCTCCAGCAGCGATGGCACAGGGGCGCGGCCCGGTGGTGCTCGCGGCGGCGAGTCTGCAGGAATCGCTGACCGAGGCGGCGAATGTCTGGGCGGCAAAGGGCCACGCCAAGCCGATCCTCTCCTTCGCCGCCTCGTCGGCGCTGGCGCGGCAGGTGATCGCGGGCGCGCCCGCCGACCTGTTCCTGTCGGCCGACGAGGAATGGATGGACGCCGTGGCACGGGCGGGACTGCTTCGCGTCGGCACGCGCACGACCTTGCTCGGCAACCGCCTCGTGCTGATCGCCCCGGCGTCGAGCAAGGTGCGGCTGAACCCCGCGCGCGGCTTCCCGATCGCCAAGGCGCTCGGCACCGGCCGCCTCGCGATCGCCGATCCCGACGCGGTGCCCGCGGGCAAATATGCGAAAGCCGCGCTCACCGCGCTCGGCGTCTGGCCCAGTGTCGCGGCCAAAACCGCTCCCGCCGAAAATGTCCGCGCTGCAATGGCGCTCGTCGAACGCGGCGCGGCGCCGCTCGGTATCGTCTACGCCACCGACGCGCGCGCATCGAAAGCGGTGCGGATCGTCGGGACCTTCCCGGCGGCGAGCCATCCGCCGATCCGCTACCCCGTCGCGCTGCTCAAGGCGTCGCGGAGCAAGGACGCCGCCGCCTTCCGGGCATTCCTCCTCTCGAAACAGGGCCGCGCGATTTTCGCGCGCCACGGCTTCTCGGCGCCATAA
- a CDS encoding PepSY domain-containing protein translates to MTDINRIPLYRTIWRWHFYAGLFVIPFILILSLTGAAYLFKPQVDRWEEREWRGLSVQGAVDADAQVAAALAAFPGAAFHYYRIPEAPGDAAVVHVALPGGTMRDVAISPQGRVIGAADPDQRISAWLSRIHGTLLIGRAGRLLVELAASWAIVMILTGLYLWWPRGRGAAGIVWPRLSLGGRAALRDLHAVTGFWVSGLALVLLFTALPWTDVWASGFRIVRSEMGWVSGVQDWKGGSDPHAAHDHSAMAATAPTGPAPSASLQYIVLRARGEGMPAPAIVQPPGAPNDFGPPNGNVWTLTTLTQNRPQVRKVSYDPETSIEVGRSGFAEKHAIDRAVGFGIAWHEGQLFGLANQLIGVATALALFTLAISGFLMWRRRKPDDALGAPPGPRDPGKLKGVAALIPILAALLPLLAASLILLWIAERLVLPRLPRAARWLGVAARAQPRL, encoded by the coding sequence ATGACCGACATCAACCGGATTCCGCTTTATCGCACGATCTGGCGCTGGCATTTCTATGCCGGGCTGTTCGTCATCCCCTTCATCCTCATCCTGTCGCTGACCGGCGCGGCCTATCTGTTCAAGCCGCAGGTGGACCGCTGGGAGGAGCGCGAGTGGCGCGGGCTTTCGGTGCAGGGCGCGGTCGATGCCGATGCGCAGGTTGCCGCCGCGCTCGCAGCCTTTCCGGGCGCGGCTTTTCATTACTACCGGATTCCCGAGGCGCCCGGCGACGCCGCTGTCGTCCATGTTGCGCTGCCCGGCGGCACAATGCGCGACGTGGCTATTTCGCCGCAGGGCCGGGTGATCGGCGCCGCCGATCCCGATCAGCGCATCTCGGCGTGGCTGTCGCGTATCCATGGCACGTTACTGATCGGCCGTGCCGGTCGCCTGCTCGTCGAGCTCGCGGCAAGCTGGGCGATCGTGATGATCCTCACCGGCCTCTATCTCTGGTGGCCGCGCGGGCGCGGTGCGGCGGGGATTGTCTGGCCGCGGCTGTCGCTCGGCGGCCGCGCGGCGCTGCGCGATCTTCATGCGGTCACGGGCTTCTGGGTCTCGGGGCTCGCGCTCGTGCTGCTTTTTACCGCGCTGCCATGGACCGACGTGTGGGCGAGCGGCTTTCGCATTGTCCGCTCCGAAATGGGCTGGGTGTCGGGGGTTCAGGACTGGAAGGGCGGCTCCGATCCGCACGCGGCGCACGACCATAGCGCGATGGCGGCTACGGCACCGACGGGCCCCGCGCCATCGGCGTCGCTGCAATATATCGTGCTGCGCGCGCGAGGTGAGGGGATGCCTGCACCGGCGATCGTCCAGCCGCCCGGCGCGCCCAATGATTTCGGGCCGCCGAACGGCAATGTCTGGACGCTCACCACGCTGACGCAGAACCGCCCGCAGGTGCGCAAGGTCAGCTATGATCCCGAAACAAGCATCGAAGTCGGGCGTAGCGGCTTTGCCGAAAAACATGCGATCGACCGCGCCGTCGGTTTCGGCATCGCCTGGCACGAGGGGCAATTGTTCGGCCTTGCCAACCAGCTCATCGGCGTCGCGACCGCGCTCGCGCTGTTCACGCTCGCGATCTCGGGCTTTCTGATGTGGCGTCGCCGCAAGCCCGATGATGCGCTCGGCGCGCCGCCGGGGCCGCGCGATCCCGGAAAGCTGAAGGGCGTTGCCGCGCTGATCCCCATCCTCGCGGCGCTGCTTCCCTTGCTCGCCGCCTCGCTGATCCTGCTATGGATCGCCGAGCGGCTGGTGCTGCCGCGTCTTCCGCGCGCCGCGCGCTGGCTTGGCGTTGCGGCAAGGGCACAGCCGCGCCTATAG